In Zygosaccharomyces rouxii strain CBS732 chromosome F complete sequence, a single window of DNA contains:
- the GRX5 gene encoding monothiol glutaredoxin GRX5 (similar to uniprot|Q02784 Saccharomyces cerevisiae YPL059W GRX5 Hydroperoxide and superoxide-radical responsive glutathione-dependent oxidoreductase mitochondrial matrix protein involved in the synthesis/assembly of iron-sulfur centers monothiol glutaredoxin subfamily member along with Grx3p and Grx4p), whose protein sequence is MFARFAPRFAPGFAPRFAGLPRVSLLRQTQLFMSTETRAAIKEAIGSAPVVLFMKGTPEFPQCGFSKATISLLGQQGVDPMKFAAYNVLEDPELREGIKEYSEWPTIPQLYVNKEFVGGCDILTTMAQSGDLCNLLEQANVLVPEED, encoded by the coding sequence ATGTTTGCCAGATTTGCACCAAGATTTGCACCAGGATTTGCACCAAGATTTGCTGGACTGCCTCGTGTCTCTTTGCTTCGTCAAACCCAACTCTTTATGAGTACAGAGACCAGAGCTGCCATTAAGGAAGCTATAGGTTCAGCTCCTGTTGTTTTATTTATGAAGGGAACACCTGAATTTCCTCAATGTggtttttcaaaagctACCATTTCACTGCTAGGTCAACAAGGTGTTGATCCTATGAAATTCGCTGCATATAACGTTTTAGAAGACCCTGAATTACGTGAAGGAATTAAGGAATACAGTGAGTGGCCAACGATACCTCAACTTTACGTTAATAAGGAATTTGTCGGTGGTTGTGATATCTTAACAACTATGGCACAATCTGGTGATTTATGCAATTTATTAGAACAAGCTAATGTTCTAGTTCCGGAAGAGGATTGA
- the DUR12 gene encoding bifunctional urea carboxylase/allophanate hydrolase (highly similar to uniprot|P32528 Saccharomyces cerevisiae YBR208C DUR1 2 Urea amidolyase contains both urea carboxylase and allophanate hydrolase activities degrades urea to CO2 and NH3 expression sensitive to nitrogen catabolite repression and induced by allophanate an intermediate in allantoin degradation) — protein sequence MTKDLSELTKGWSACEWVEFHLKSVPNASYELLLNLLKSQKCAPEDPAWISLVSESNLQQQWQVLQSKSKKESLPLYGVPIAIKDNIDVYGVETTAACPSFAYKPTKDSKVVELLRDAGAIIIGKTNLDQFATGLVGCRSPYGKTTCAFSDKHVSGGSSAGSGAIVARGVVPLALGTDTAGSGRVPAALNNLIGLKPTRGVFSCKGVVPACKSLDCVSIFALNLSDAERAFKVLCQPDESNDEYSRPFTPNPLRSYPNDVCIAVPKTVPWFGETENPKLYANAIESLRLMGARVVTIDFEPLLELARCLYEGAWVAERFEALRDFLATDPPSDSLDPTVTKIIKSGANYSAADAFKFEYKRQGILRKVESLLQGIDVLCVPTCPLNPTLEDLENEPVLVNSRQGTWTNFVNLADMSALAIPAGFRPDGLPNGVTLIGKKFTDYALLDLAKRYFQTKYPGGTRNYGIFTERHVGTMDDELTGPDVTESKSIKLAVVGAHLKGLPLHWQLEKCNATYLSSPKTSKNYKLYALPKTGPVLKPGLRRVDEVAGSQIQLELYSVPLEKFGTFMSMVPEPLGIGSVELENGEWVKSFICEEVGYAAKGSVDITPLGGFKPYIEHLQKEGAKVQRPFKTVLVANRGEIAVRIIKTLKKLNITSVAVYSDPDRYAQHVLDADIAIPLHGVSSTQTYLDIEKIIRAAKETNTEAIIPGYGFLSENADFSDRCAVEGIVFVGPTGDAIRKLGLKHSAREIAAKAGVPLVPGSPLVTSPSDAKKIAAELEYPIMVKSTAGGGGIGLQKVDSEDQIERVFETVQHQGKSFFGDSGVFLERFVENARHVEIQMMGDGYGKAIALGERDCSLQRRNQKVVEETPAPNLSDSTRARMRKASENLGSLLKYKCAGTVEFIYDEKRDEFYFLEVNARLQVEHPITEAVTGLDLVEWMLRIAADQPMDFNSSHINVSGAAIEVRLYAENPVKDFRPSPGQLTEVKFPKWARVDTWVTKGTRVSAEYDPTLAKIIVHGTDRNDAILKMNRALNETAVYGCVTNLDYLRSIVSSSMFKEAKVATKVLDSYDYKPYAFEILSPGAHTSIQDYPGRLGYWRIGVPPSGPMDSYSFRLANRIVGNNSKAPAIEVTLAGPKLKFHTEAIIAITGGKAPCLLNGSEISQNQAINVKTGDELAIGKLITGCRSYLAIRNGVDVPEYLGSRSTFTLGEIGGYNGRVLKLGDVLFLNKPELEATSLPGPEYAPESAPEELIPQISGDKEWTIGVTCGPHGSPDFFQEESAQQFFSETWKVHYNSNRFGIRLIGPKPKWARADGGEGGLHPSNAHDYVYSVGAINFTGDEPVIVTCDGPSLGGFVCEAVVAEAEMWKVGQVRPGDVIRFAPISYAVARELKESQDEAISTLSKTSLNVLTSNLELSTFENAILAEIPKRSDYSPKVTYRQAGDRYILVEYGENQLDFNVSYRINRLIDLVRRHETVGIAEMSQGVRSVLIEFDGYKISQKELLRTLMAYENEMHFDKNWSVKSKVIKLPMAFEDSKTLACVTRYQETIRSTAPWLPNNVDFIADVNGITREDVRNMLYSARFLVLGLGDVFLSSPCAVPLDPRQRFLGSKYNPSRTFTERGAVGIGGMYMCIYAAASPGGYQLVGRTIPIWDKLSIYPNAKDPWMLSPFDQIEFYPVSEEELEKLTEDCENGQFAVDIEDGVFDHRDYLEWVQENAESIEEFQKKQLGEKSAEFAQLIQVSNSELEQSQPSKPEVQESYPEDAELVYSEYSGRFWKPVVKEGDFVKKDQGLIVVEAMKTEMTVVAPQDGKVYKILHKNGDFVDAGDVVAVLQ from the coding sequence ATGACAAAGGATCTTTCGGAATTGACCAAAGGTTGGTCAGCTTGTGAATGGGTtgaatttcatttgaaatCTGTTCCCAATGCATCATACGAATTACTGCTAAATCTACtaaaatctcaaaaatgTGCACCAGAAGATCCTGCGTGGATTTCATTAGTGTCTGAATCCAACTTACAACAACAGTGGCAAGTGCTTCAGAGTAAATCGAAGAAAGAATCACTACCGCTTTACGGTGTCCCCATTGCGATCAAAGATAATATTGATGTGTACGGTGTAGAGACTACAGCTGCGTGTCCTTCATTTGCATATAAACCAACAAAGGATTCTAAAGTTGTTGAATTATTAAGAGATGCCGGTGCGATTATCATTGGTAAGACCAATTTAGATCAATTTGCTACAGGTCTCGTTGGCTGTCGTTCCCCATACGGTAAGACTACATGTGCATTTAGCGACAAACATGTTTCCGGTGGATCATCTGCTGGATCTGGGGCTATCGTTGCAAGAGGTGTTGTGCCATTAGCATTGGGTACTGATACAGCCGGTTCAGGTAGAGTACCTGCTGCATTAAACAATTTAATTGGATTAAAACCAACAAGGGGTGTTTTTTCATGCAAAGGTGTTGTTCCAGCttgtaaatctttggattgtgtttcaatttttgcTCTTAACTTATCAGACGCTGAACGTGCTTTTAAAGTGCTGTGTCAGCCAGATGAATCTAATGATGAATATTCCAGACCATTTACACCAAATCCTCTACGTAGTTATCCCAATGATGTCTGCATAGCGGTCCCCAAGACTGTTCCTTGGTTTGGCGAGACTGAAAACCCAAAACTATATGCCAATGCAATTGAGTCACTGAGACTAATGGGTGCAAGAGTCGTTACGATCGATTTTGAACCTCTCTTAGAATTGGCGCGGTGTCTTTATGAGGGCGCTTGGGTTGCAGAGAGATTTGAAGCTCTCAGAGACTTTTTAGCAACTGATCCTCCAAGCGATTCTCTAGATCCGACGGTAACAAAGATCATCAAATCTGGTGCTAATTATTCAGCCGCAGATGcatttaaatttgaatataAGAGACAAGGTATCCTTAGAAAAGTGGAATCACTATTACAGGGTATTGATGTGCTTTGTGTTCCAACATGCCCATTAAATCCtactttggaagatttagaaaatgaaCCTGTGTTAGTTAATTCAAGACAGGGTACATGGACAAATTTCGTCAATTTGGCAGATATGAGTGCATTGGCAATCCCAGCAGGATTCAGACCAGATGGCTTGCCTAACGGTGTAACACTCATTGGTAAGAAATTTACAGATTATGCCCTATTGGATCTAGCGAAGAGATACTTCCAAACTAAATACCCTGGTGGAACTAGAAATTACGGTATCTTCACCGAAAGACATGTGGGCACTATGGACGATGAACTGACAGGCCCTGATGTAACTGAGTCCAAATCTATTAAACttgctgttgttggtgCTCATCTAAAGGGATTACCTCTACATTGGCAGTTAGAAAAATGCAATGCAACTTATCTATCATCTCCAAAGACATCCAAAAATTATAAATTATATGCTCTGCCCAAGACTGGCCCAGTTTTAAAACCCGGTCTTAGAAGAGTTGATGAAGTTGCTGGCTCGCAGATTCAATTGGAACTTTATAGTGTACCTTTAGAAAAATTCGGTACATTCATGTCCATGGTTCCTGAGCCGCTGGGAATTGGATCAgttgaattggaaaacgGTGAGTGGGTCAAATCTTTCATTTGTGAAGAGGTTGGTTACGCGGCTAAGGGTTCCGTTGATATTACTCCTCTTGGAGGGTTCAAGCCATATATTGAacatttacaaaaggaagGGGCGAAAGTCCAAAGACCTTTCAAGACAGTACTTGTCGCCAATAGAGGTGAGATTGCCGTTAGAATCATCAAGACGTTAAAGAAGTTAAACATTACTTCCGTTGCTGTCTATTCAGACCCTGACAGATACGCACAACATGTTCTTGATGCGGATATCGCAATTCCTCTACATGGTGTCTCTTCGACTCAGACTTATTTGGATATAGAAAAGATCATTCGTGCTGCCAAGGAGACCAATACTGAAGCTATCATCCCTGGTTATGGATTCCTTTCCGAAAATGCAGATTTTTCAGATAGATGTGCCGTGGAGGGTATCGTGTTTGTAGGTCCTACCGGTGACGCTATCAGGAAGCTAGGGTTAAAACATTCTGCTAGGGAAATTGCTGCTAAAGCTGGTGTCCCACTGGTCCCCGGTTCGCCATTGGTGACTTCACCATCCGATGCAAAGAAAATTGCTGCGGAACTGGAATACCCTATCATGGTCAAATCCACTGCAGGCGGGGGTGGTATCGGTTTGCAGAAAGTCGATTCAGAAGATCAAATAGAACGTGTTTTCGAAACCGTGCAACATCAAGGtaaatctttctttggtgaTTCTGGTGTCTTCTTGGAGAGGTTTGTGGAAAATGCAAGACATGtagaaattcaaatgatgGGTGACGGCTATGGTAAAGCTATTGCATTAGGCGAACGTGATTGCTCTTTGCAACGTCGTAACCAAAAAGTCGTTGAAGAAACACCTGCTCCTAACTTGAGTGATTCTACTAGAGCCAGGATGAGGAAAGCCTCTGAGAACCTTGGATCACTTTTGAAGTACAAGTGCGCAGGTACCGTTGAATTCATCtatgatgaaaagagaGACGAATTTTATTTCTTGGAGGTTAATGCAAGGTTGCAAGTTGAACATCCCATCACCGAAGCCGTCACCGGTTTGGATTTGGTCGAGTGGATGCTAAGGATTGCTGCGGATCAACCAATGGACTTTAATTCTTCTCACATCAACGTATCAGGTGCCGCTATTGAAGTGCGCCTGTATGCAGAAAATCCGGTAAAGGATTTTAGACCTTCCCCTGGGCAGTTGACTGAAGTGAAATTCCCAAAGTGGGCAAGAGTTGATACGTGGGTTACTAAGGGTACTAGAGTTTCTGCCGAATATGATCCGACCTTGGCCAAGATTATCGTGCATGGTACAGACAGAAATGATGCAatcttgaagatgaacCGTGCTCTAAATGAAACAGCAGTCTACGGTTGTGTGACAAATTTAGATTACTTAAGATCTATTGTGTCATCATCGATGTTCAAGGAAGCTAAGGTGGCCACAAAGGTTTTGGATTCGTATGATTACAAACCTTAtgcatttgaaattctgTCTCCAGGTGCACATACTAGCATTCAGGACTATCCAGGTAGACTTGGATACTGGCGTATAGGTGTCCCTCCTTCAGGTCCTATGGACAGCTATTCTTTCAGATTGGCAAATAGGATTGTGggtaataatagtaaagCGCCTGCTATCGAAGTAACTTTGGCAGGTCCTAAGTTAAAATTCCATACTGAAGCAATTATTGCCATCACCGGTGGAAAAGCTCCTTGCCTTTTGAATGGTTCTGAGATTTCACAGAACCAAGCAATTAATGTTAAGACAGGTGATGAATTGGCCATCGGTAAGTTAATCACAGGATGTAGATCATACTTGGCCATCAGAAATGGGGTTGATGTTCCTGAATATCTTGGATCCAGATCCACTTTCACCTTAGGTGAAATTGGTGGTTACAATGGAAGAGTATTGAAATTAGGTGatgttttatttttgaaCAAGCCAGAGTTGGAGGCCACCTCATTACCTGGTCCAGAATACGCACCAGAGTCTGCtccagaagaattgatccCTCAAATTTCTGGTGACAAAGAATGGACAATTGGTGTTACCTGTGGTCCACATGGATCTCCAGACTTCTTCCAGGAGGAGTCAGCCCAGCAATTCTTCAGCGAAACTTGGAAGGTTCACTACAATTCAAACAGATTTGGTATTAGACTCATCGGTCCTAAACCTAAATGGGCTAGAGCTGATGGTGGAGAAGGTGGTCTGCATCCTTCTAATGCCCATGATTATGTGTATTCAGTGGGTGCTATCAATTTTACTGGTGATGAACCAGTCATTGTTACCTGTGATGGTCCATCACTTGGTGGATTTGTTTGCGAAGCCGTTGTCGCTGAAGCTGAAATGTGGAAAGTGGGTCAGGTAAGACCAGGAGATGTGATTAGATTTGCCCCCATTTCATACGCGGTTGCTAGGGAGCTGAAAGAATCTCAAGATGAAGCCATCAGCACACTCTCAAAGACTTCTCTCAATGTTTTGACGTCCAACTTGGAATTATCCACTTTCGAGAATGCAATTTTGGCAGAAATACCAAAGAGATCTGACTACTCTCCTAAGGTTACTTATAGACAAGCTGGTGATCGTTACATTTTGGTTGAATATGGTGAAAACCAACTAGATTTCAACGTTTCTTATCGTATCAATCGTTTAATTGATTTGGTTCGTAGACATGAAACTGTTGGTATTGCTGAAATGTCTCAAGGTGTTAGATCTGTGCTAATAGAATTTGACGGTTATAAAATCAGCCAAAAGGAGTTATTAAGAACATTAATGGCTTATGAGAATGAAATGCATTTCGATAAAAACTGGTCTGTTAAGTCTAAAGTTATCAAGTTGCCTATGGCCTTTGAAGATTCAAAGACTTTGGCTTGTGTTACTCGTTACCAAGAAACCATTAGATCCACCGCTCCTTGGTTACCTAACAACGTTGATTTTATCGCAGATGTCAACGGTATCACCCGTGAAGATGTGAGAAACATGCTTTACTCTGCCAGATTCCTGGTTTTAGGTCTGGGTGATGTGTTTTTGAGTTCACCATGTGCGGTTCCCCTAGACCCACGTCAAAGATTCTTGGGTAGTAAATACAATCCTTCCAGGACTTTCACCGAAAGAGGTGCTGttggtattggtggtaTGTACATGTGCATTTATGCAGCTGCTAGTCCTGGTGGGTATCAATTAGTGGGCAGAACAATCCCAATATGGGACAAATTGTCGATATACCCAAATGCCAAGGACCCTTGGATGTTATCACCATTCGATCAGATTGAATTTTATCCAGTTTCTGAAGAGgaattggagaaattgACCGAAGATTGTGAAAACGGTCAATTTGCAGTTGACATTGAAGATGGTGTTTTTGATCACAGAGACTATCTAGAATGGGTGCAAGAGAATGCTGAGTCTATTGAAGAATTCCAAAAGAAGCAACTTGGTGAGAAGTCAGCAGAATTTGctcaattgatccaagTGTCTAATTCAGAGTTAGAACAATCGCAACCCAGTAAACCCGAAGTCCAGGAGTCTTATCCTGAAGATGCTGAGCTTGTTTATTCGGAATATTCGGGTAGATTTTGGAAACCAGTTGTCAAAGAAGGTGATTTTGTGAAGAAAGATCAGGGACTAATTGTAGTGGAGGCCATGAAGACTGAAATGACCGTGGTAGCTCCtcaagatggtaaagtaTACAAGATTTTGCACAAGAATGGTGATTTTGTTGATGCAGGTGACGTAGTCGCAGTATTACAATAA
- the FTH1 gene encoding Fth1p (similar to uniprot|P38310 Saccharomyces cerevisiae YBR207W FTH1 Putative high affinity iron transporter involved in transport of intravacuolar stores of iron forms complex with Fet5p expression is regulated by iron proposed to play indirect role in endocytosis) — protein MGFENYFSFQIFFIFLRESLEIIVIISILLAIVKQALSIHDDQDRLSESRSRTEELAPLSLEEEEEVYDFMDGATPEERERSKSIDSVKLYSTLKIQIISGGVLGLLLCMLIGGTFIVIFYHIGADIWGASEHIYEGVLSIFASVIISAMGLFFLRIGKLREKFRIKLASIIYSDRGMLLRAHSNKTVNFSEKYAFFILPFITSLREGLEAVVFIGGVGIDQPLTSIPLSMLSACSISGIFGYFFFKYSESLSLKICLVVTTCFLYMIAAGLFSKGVWQLELQDYINKCGGQDMSEVGSGPGSYDISRSVWHVNCCNGETDGGWMILTAIFGWTNSATYGSVTSYIVYWLAIIAVIHLLKSEEKGYIPYLPIRLQRSRMMKRLKIAKASLDLKSANTSGPSGSGSLPVSGHRDSGDSSTPLYDQSNEDHGATR, from the coding sequence ATGGGGTTCGAAAACtatttttcatttcaaatctttttcatctttttaaGAGAATCCCTAGAGatcattgttattatttctATTCTTTTGGCAATAGTCAAACAAGCTCTTTCCATCCATGATGACCAGGATAGATTGAGTGAAAGTAGAAGTCGTACAGAAGAGCTAGCACCGCTAtctttagaagaagaagaggaagtCTACGATTTTATGGATGGTGCAACTCCAGAGGAAAGGGAACGTtccaaatcaattgatAGCGTAAAACTGTATTCTACATTAAAGATTCAAATTATTTCTGGTGGTGTATTGGGATTATTACTTTGTATGCTCATCGGTGGTACCTTTATTGTAATTTTCTACCATATCGGTGCTGATATTTGGGGTGCCAGTGAACACATTTACGAAGGTGTTCTAAGTATTTTCGCATCAGTAATCATTTCTGCCATGGgattattctttttacgtattggtaaattgaGGGAAAAGTTTAGAATCAAGTTAGCATCAATCATTTACTCCGATAGAGGCATGCTTTTGAGAGCACATAGCAATAAAACTGTCAACTTCAGTGAAAAATACGCATTCTTCATCTTACCATTTATCACATCGTTGAGAGAAGGTTTGGAGGCTGTTGTATTTATTGGTGGTGTTGGGATAGATCAACCACTGACTTCAATCCCATTATCAATGCTTAGCGCTTGTTCCATCAGCGGTATATTTGgttatttctttttcaaatattctgAGTCCCTATCGTTGAAGATTTGTCTTGTGGTCACTACTTGCTTCCTTTACATGATTGCAGCTGGGTTGTTCTCAAAAGGTGTTTGGCAACTGGAACTACAGGACTATATCAATAAATGCGGCGGTCAAGATATGAGTGAAGTCGGTAGTGGTCCTGGTTCATATGACATTTCTAGATCTGTCTGGCATGTTAACTGCTGTAATGGTGAGACTGATGGCGGTTGGATGATTCTAACTGCCATATTTGGTTGGACCAATAGTGCTACCTATGGTTCAGTGACCAGTTACATCGTCTATTGGTTAGCTATTATTGCAGTCattcatcttttgaagtCAGAGGAAAAGGGATATATTCCGTATTTGCCAATCAGGTTGCAAAGGAGCCGtatgatgaagagattaaagATTGCAAAGGCTTCTctagatttgaaatctgCAAATACATCTGGTCCATCTGGATCTGGCTCTTTACCCGTATCTGGCCATAGAGATTCTGGTGACAGCTCTACACCATTATATGATCAAAGTAATGAAGATCACGGTGCTACTCGCTAA
- the MFM1 gene encoding Mfm1p (similar to uniprot|Q6B1B1 Saccharomyces cerevisiae YPL060W LPE10 Mitochondrial inner membrane magnesium transporter involved in maintenance of magnesium concentrations inside mitochondria indirectly affects splicing of group II introns functionally and structurally related to Mrs2p), with product MWSITTRRIPSLVRTFCQSKRVWHQVDIEASTLLQKNLLQRNNALYNYGSGTIRCTIFDKVGQYHPVEMKRKDLVSKHELLPRDLRKIERSRKQDLVPSLLVRQNGILISLLTTRALIMPDMVVVFDSVGSGISLDSRTHKKFIQDLELRLGNQVVDKDSLPYEFRALEAIFVSALSNMSSEMKVLLTVCNGILEDLEYSITRDKLRFLLVQNKKLTVFRRKAVLVREMLNDILEQDDMLCGMYLSDKLRGNLRAKDDHAEIEMLLETYYTHVDEIVQTVEGTISNTKTTEEIINIVLDSNRNQLMLLGIRFAMGTLSLGAALWIGSLYGMNLENFIEETSFGFIFVTTLGLLGMSWLFIYSIRQLHKLQKMSLAASSHINIK from the coding sequence ATGTGGTCAATTACCACTCGTAGGATTCCATCGTTAGTAAGAACTTTTTGTCAATCAAAGAGAGTCTGGCACCAAGTTGACATTGAAGCATCAACTCTTCTACAAAAGAATTTACTCCAAAGGAACAACGCACTATACAACTATGGATCAGGCACCATAAGATGTACAATATTTGATAAAGTGGGCCAATACCATCCAGTagagatgaagaggaaagatTTAGTTTCCAAACATGAGCTGTTGCCGAGAGATCTAAGAAAGATTGAAAGGTCAAGAAAACAAGATTTAGTGCCCAGTCTCTTGGTGAGACAAAATGGAATTCTTATAAGTCTGCTCACCACTAGAGCGCTCATCATGCCTGACATGGTTGTTGTATTTGATTCTGTAGGAAGTGGAATTTCCTTGGATTCAAGAACTCACAAGAAATTCATtcaagatttagaattgagATTAGGCAACCAAGTAGTTGATAAGGATTCTTTACCCTATGAATTCAGAGCCTTAGAAGCTATCTTCGTGTCAGCGCTGTCCAATATGTCAAGTGAGATGAAAGTTCTCTTGACAGTTTGCAATGGTATCCTCGAGGATTTGGAATACAGTATCACTAGGGATAAACTACGATTTCTGCTGGTTCAGAACAAAAAATTAACAGTGTTTCGTAGGAAAGCTGTTCTGGTGAGGGAAATGCTTAACGATATCCTCGAGCAAGATGATATGCTTTGCGGGATGTATTTAAGTGATAAATTACGTGGGAACCTGAGAGCTAAAGACGATCAtgctgaaattgaaatgtTACTAGAGACCTACTACACACATGTTGATGAGATTGTACAAACAGTGGAAGGTACCATTTCTAACACCAAAACCactgaagaaattatcaaCATCGTTTTAGATTCCAACCGAAATCAACTAATGCTGTTGGGGATCCGCTTTGCCATGGGCACACTTTCATTAGGGGCTGCACTATGGATAGGCTCACTATATGGTatgaatttagaaaatttcatcgaGGAAACGTCTTTTGGGTTTATCTTTGTTACTACTCTCGGTCTATTGGGCATGTCATGGCTCTTTATTTACAGCATTAGACAACTCCACAAACTGCAAAAGATGTCATTGGCGGCAAGCTCACatatcaatatcaaataA
- the KTR3 gene encoding mannosyltransferase KTR3 (highly similar to uniprot|P38130 Saccharomyces cerevisiae YBR205W KTR3 Putative alpha-1 2-mannosyltransferase involved in O- and N-linked protein glycosylation member of the KRE2/MNT1 mannosyltransferase family), translating to MATIQRKRLMPKSAFLVKKYRRGIRISFTALCILLTLLFIMHAPSSTTKDATTLNTGTDIASTSAISDPSNKEYLMPFTDKAQKVVHPKDDGIKENAVMVTLARNSDLWSLVHSIRHVEDRFNHKYHYDWVFLNDDEFTDEFKRVTSNLVSGEAKYGKIPKEQFSTPPSIDKDKLSTTLKTMRDNGVIYGDSVPYRHMCRYQAGLFYRHPLLQQYNWYWRVDTDITIFCDIQYDLFKFLRVNDKKYGFILSVSEYEATIPTLWSTTRKFMKEYPHLVHKNNLMKYISDDNGETYNLCHFWSNFEIGSLDFWRSEAYDKYFEYLDQSGGFYYERWGDAPVHSIAAALFLDRSQIHFFDGLGFHHPDFLSCPVEEDIRIQNHCTCNPNRDNTWGASYFCTRKFFLTQNYPLPPGV from the coding sequence ATGGCAACTATTCAAAGGAAGAGATTGATGCCAAAATCTGCATTTCTGGTCAAGAAATACAGACGTGGTATTAGGATATCTTTTACTGCGCTTTGCATTCTATTGACtttattatttattatGCATGCACCATCTTCAACCACCAAAGATGCAACCACATTAAATACTGGCACCGATATTGCTAGCACGAGTGCAATTAGTGACCCTAGTAACAAAGAATATCTGATGCCATTTACTGATAAGGCACAAAAAGTTGTGCATCCTAAGGATGATGgtatcaaagaaaatgcgGTGATGGTTACATTGGCAAGGAATTCTGATCTTTGGAGTTTAGTTCATAGTATTAGACATGTGGAAGATCGTTTTAACCACAAATACCATTACGATTGGGTTTTTCTcaacgatgatgaatttacGGATGAATTTAAGAGGGTCACAAGTAACTTGGTATCGGGTGAAGCAAAATACGGTAAGATCCCCAAGGAACAATTCTCCACACCACCATCAATTGACAAAGATAAGTTGTCCACCACGTTGAAAACAATGAGGGATAATGGTGTAATCTATGGTGATTCTGTTCCTTACAGACACATGTGTAGGTACCAAGCTGGTTTATTCTACCGTCATCCACTTTTACAACAGTACAATTGGTATTGGAGAGTCGACACTGATATTACCATTTTCTGCGATATCCAATACGATCTTTTCAAGTTCTTAAGAGTCAATGACAAGAAGTATGGTTTCATTTTATCAGTTTCTGAATACGAAGCTACCATCCCTACACTATGGTCCACCACAAGGAAATTCATGAAAGAATATCCACATCTAGTGCATaaaaacaatttgatgaaatacATTTCagatgataatggtgaAACCTATAACTTATGTCATTTCtggtcaaattttgaaattggttcatTAGATTTTTGGAGATCAGAAGCCTACGATAAGTATTTCgaatatttggatcaaagTGGTGGATTTTATTATGAAAGATGGGGGGATGCTCCTGTTCATTCAATTGCCGCTGCATTGTTTTTGGACAGATCTCAAATTCATTTCTTTGATGGTCTTGGATTTCATCATCCTGATTTCCTATCATGTCCAgtagaagaagatattaGAATCCAGAACCACTGTACTTGTAATCCAAACAGAGATAACACTTGGGGGGCATCGTACTTTTGCACAAGGAAATTCTTTTTAACCCAAAATTATCCGCTACCTCCAGGAGTATAA